From a region of the Corallococcus coralloides DSM 2259 genome:
- a CDS encoding sigma-70 family RNA polymerase sigma factor: MSQVSALATTFLSHTKTRFVAPSPEALAELDALLSRAWEDAQARWPGVPLSAERFVTHVAERLPPASPTAPIAPLVSALSLPELYLACACLQGHSVALEAFERHYLARLPERLRSLRQPDAMIDEVRQRVGVKLLVANAGHAPAIADYTGRGGLLSWVVVIASRITNKLRGQEKPSTEDDAEELFKALPAQGLDPELDVMKRRHHAAFRQAVREAAATLSAEDRHLLRLHFADRLSTYEMAPLFRVNQSTISRWLKRVQQQVYTETRRRLQEQLGLSTEDFQSFIAFVDSQLDLTLSQLLDEKREPPSEG, from the coding sequence ATGTCCCAGGTGTCCGCACTGGCCACGACCTTCCTCTCGCACACGAAGACGCGCTTCGTGGCCCCCTCGCCGGAAGCGCTCGCGGAACTCGACGCCCTGCTGTCTCGCGCCTGGGAGGACGCGCAGGCCCGCTGGCCCGGCGTCCCGCTGTCCGCCGAGCGCTTCGTCACCCACGTCGCGGAGCGGCTCCCCCCGGCGAGCCCCACCGCGCCCATCGCGCCGCTCGTCTCCGCCCTGTCCCTGCCGGAGCTGTACCTGGCGTGCGCGTGCCTCCAGGGCCACTCCGTCGCGCTGGAGGCCTTCGAGCGCCACTACCTGGCCCGGCTGCCGGAGCGGCTGCGGAGCCTGCGCCAACCCGACGCGATGATCGACGAGGTCCGCCAGCGCGTGGGCGTGAAGCTCCTGGTGGCCAACGCGGGCCACGCGCCCGCCATCGCGGACTACACGGGGCGTGGGGGCCTCTTGAGCTGGGTGGTCGTCATCGCCAGCCGCATCACCAACAAGCTGCGCGGACAGGAGAAGCCCTCCACGGAGGACGACGCGGAGGAGCTGTTCAAGGCGCTGCCCGCGCAGGGGCTGGATCCGGAGCTGGACGTGATGAAGCGCCGCCACCACGCGGCCTTCCGTCAGGCCGTGAGGGAAGCCGCCGCCACGCTGTCGGCCGAGGACCGCCATCTGCTCCGCCTCCACTTCGCCGACCGGCTCTCCACGTATGAGATGGCGCCGCTCTTCCGCGTCAACCAGTCCACCATCTCCCGCTGGCTGAAGCGGGTGCAGCAGCAGGTCTACACGGAGACCCGGCGCCGCCTGCAGGAACAGCTGGGCCTCTCCACGGAGGACTTCCAGAGCTTCATCGCCTTCGTGGACAGCCAGCTGGACCTGACCTTGAGCCAGCTCCTCGACGAGAAGCGCGAGCCCCCGTCCGAAGGCTGA
- a CDS encoding bifunctional serine/threonine-protein kinase/formylglycine-generating enzyme family protein, producing MSAPPSSCLTDDILVQLLEDQLTDEALAQVHRHAAGCNECRSMLATLTPGIQRSSVEDPEPPDERETDRLPPPEPEPWTPPPSFDAFRLERPLGRGGMGIVYLAHDTSLDRRVAVKFMAAAQPDERFRDLFTTEARALARLQHANIVSVFSVGAVEGHPYIVSEYVVGETLAELPLPVPWRRVLSLGVGLARGLAAAHRQGVLHRDLKPSNALVTREGEVKLLDFGLAERFEVGAELASGSPLLVGTLPYLAPEVLTGGPASARSDLYALGLILHELCTGQVPRRASRKPEDTPPRAALGPEVDPDFAALIQRCLAVDPLERINSAEALSESLEQLERSIAPAPLAAGNPYRGLAPFAAEHRALFFGREGDIRAVLERLRTRPLVLVAGDSGTGKSSLCRAGVLPRVAAGDLGDGREPHVVTLWPGHRPLEALAAALAPVLGRREAELVTALTDTPAWLGQALRETHGRGRGLLLFVDQLEELLTLSDPGQAAHFARLLGELALPSPGVHVLLAVRGDFLTRLCALPGLGEEAERALYILRPLSPEGVREAIIGPARARGVAFESPELVQTLVDSTAHGVGSLPLLQFALAELWERRDAARGRITRSALEAMGGVAGALSRHADGVLARMSPAEHAAARRLLLQLVTAEGTRIERGAEDLADASDEVSRAALRVLVEGRLLHTRTVSGLPRWEIAHESLISSWGTLRDWLDDDIGHRVLRKRVEAASAEWDRLRRASEALWGQRQLDEVRVLEPATLGIREQAFLRASHRAVRRARWGRGLTALVLALAVLASYGGLRLQAYLEDSRFIAAELGTAKEALASGRTLAARALASREESLAMFDGRPPSSLGPETATDATGLRSAAEKRWTETLALRDKAEAAFTRASRSLERGLDRDRHHPDTRRLIAEVLSERVLLAEAFHQRHERDAWLQRLEQEVDSAKEGGASLRRFHEPAELVLESTPPGAHVSITRVLRSDGPFRREAVPATGSSRFVLPEGSYLLHVTQPGRVPLDVPVFLTHGAREALRLTLPTQVPEGYVYIPPGCFLLGSAEPEVVRRFTFSPPMHRYCLTGGYLVGRDEVTFGDWLTYLEDLPPDAPARKILEQPHFGDGGTITLRWRQGTGWVFTFHRTREEFRTAKEGEPLLYAERTRHASVDWKRLPLSGVSAQDLEGYFYWLHRTKRLPGARLCGQHEWEYAARGADGRRYPHGDQLQPDDANIDATYDRRPLAFGPDAVGTHPASVSPFGLRDMAGNAYELTRSVTPEFGSVVLRGGSWYYDSFVAASADLSPGDATARDVRIGVRVCASFDPR from the coding sequence GTGAGCGCGCCCCCTTCCAGCTGCCTGACCGACGACATCCTGGTCCAGCTCCTCGAGGACCAGCTGACGGATGAGGCGCTGGCGCAGGTGCACCGCCACGCCGCGGGATGCAACGAGTGCCGGAGCATGCTGGCCACGCTCACGCCCGGCATCCAGCGCTCGTCCGTGGAGGACCCGGAGCCCCCCGACGAGAGGGAGACGGACCGGCTGCCGCCGCCGGAGCCGGAGCCATGGACGCCGCCACCGTCGTTCGATGCGTTCCGCCTGGAGCGCCCGCTGGGCCGGGGCGGGATGGGCATCGTCTACCTGGCGCACGACACGTCGCTGGACCGGCGCGTGGCGGTGAAGTTCATGGCGGCGGCGCAGCCGGATGAACGCTTCCGCGACCTGTTCACCACGGAGGCCCGGGCGCTCGCGCGGCTGCAACACGCGAACATCGTCAGCGTGTTCAGCGTGGGCGCGGTGGAGGGCCACCCGTACATCGTGTCCGAGTACGTCGTCGGCGAGACGCTCGCGGAGCTGCCCCTGCCGGTGCCGTGGCGCCGGGTGCTGTCCCTGGGCGTGGGCCTGGCGCGGGGGCTCGCGGCGGCGCACCGCCAGGGCGTCCTGCACCGCGACCTCAAGCCCTCCAACGCGCTCGTCACGCGCGAGGGCGAGGTGAAGCTGCTCGACTTCGGCCTCGCCGAGCGCTTCGAGGTGGGCGCGGAGCTGGCGTCCGGCTCTCCGCTGCTCGTGGGCACCCTGCCCTACCTGGCGCCGGAGGTGCTCACCGGAGGCCCGGCCTCCGCCCGCAGCGACCTGTACGCGCTGGGCCTCATCCTCCATGAGCTGTGCACGGGCCAGGTGCCCCGCCGGGCCTCGCGGAAGCCCGAGGACACCCCGCCCCGCGCCGCGCTGGGTCCGGAGGTGGACCCCGACTTCGCCGCGCTCATCCAGCGCTGTCTCGCGGTGGATCCGCTGGAGCGCATCAATTCAGCGGAGGCGCTGAGCGAATCCCTGGAGCAGCTGGAGCGCTCCATCGCGCCCGCGCCGCTGGCTGCTGGCAATCCCTATCGAGGGCTCGCACCGTTCGCGGCCGAGCACCGGGCGCTCTTCTTCGGACGCGAAGGCGATATCCGCGCCGTGCTGGAGCGCCTGCGCACGCGGCCGTTGGTGCTCGTCGCTGGCGACTCTGGAACGGGCAAGTCCTCGCTATGCCGCGCGGGCGTGCTGCCCCGGGTGGCGGCCGGAGACCTGGGCGACGGACGCGAGCCGCATGTCGTCACGCTGTGGCCCGGCCATCGCCCGCTCGAAGCGCTGGCGGCGGCGCTCGCGCCGGTGCTGGGGCGCAGGGAAGCAGAGCTCGTCACCGCCCTCACGGACACCCCAGCCTGGCTGGGACAGGCGCTGCGCGAGACGCATGGACGCGGGCGCGGGCTGCTGCTCTTCGTCGACCAGCTGGAGGAGCTGCTCACCCTCTCCGACCCCGGCCAGGCCGCGCACTTCGCCCGCCTCCTGGGAGAGCTGGCCCTGCCGTCGCCCGGAGTGCACGTGCTGCTGGCGGTGCGAGGCGACTTCCTCACGCGCCTGTGCGCGCTCCCGGGCCTGGGAGAGGAGGCGGAGCGGGCGCTCTACATCCTCCGGCCCCTGTCGCCCGAGGGCGTGCGCGAGGCCATCATCGGCCCGGCCCGTGCGCGGGGCGTGGCCTTCGAGTCGCCGGAGCTGGTGCAGACGCTCGTCGATTCCACGGCGCATGGGGTGGGCAGCCTCCCGCTGCTCCAGTTCGCGCTCGCCGAGCTGTGGGAGCGCCGCGACGCCGCCCGGGGCCGCATCACGCGCTCGGCGCTGGAGGCGATGGGCGGCGTGGCCGGAGCGCTGTCCCGGCATGCGGACGGAGTGCTCGCGCGCATGAGCCCCGCGGAGCACGCGGCGGCGCGGCGGCTGTTGCTCCAGCTGGTGACGGCGGAGGGCACGCGCATCGAGCGTGGCGCGGAGGACCTCGCGGACGCGTCGGATGAAGTCTCCCGCGCGGCGCTGCGTGTGCTCGTGGAAGGCCGGCTGTTGCACACGCGCACGGTGAGCGGCCTACCGCGCTGGGAGATCGCCCACGAGTCGCTCATCTCCAGCTGGGGCACGCTGCGCGACTGGCTGGACGACGACATCGGGCACCGCGTGCTGCGCAAGCGCGTGGAGGCAGCCAGCGCGGAGTGGGACCGCCTGCGCCGCGCCAGCGAGGCCCTCTGGGGTCAGCGCCAGCTGGATGAGGTGCGGGTGCTGGAGCCCGCCACCCTTGGCATCCGGGAGCAGGCCTTCCTCCGGGCATCCCACCGGGCCGTGCGCCGCGCGCGTTGGGGACGAGGGCTCACCGCGCTCGTGCTCGCGCTCGCCGTCCTCGCGTCGTATGGCGGGCTCCGGCTCCAGGCGTACCTGGAGGACTCGCGCTTCATCGCCGCGGAGCTGGGCACCGCGAAGGAGGCGCTGGCCTCGGGGCGCACCCTCGCCGCGAGGGCGCTCGCGAGCCGCGAGGAGTCGCTGGCGATGTTCGATGGCCGGCCGCCCTCCTCGCTGGGCCCGGAGACCGCGACGGATGCCACGGGCCTGCGCAGCGCCGCGGAGAAGCGCTGGACGGAGACGCTCGCCCTGCGTGACAAGGCGGAAGCGGCCTTCACCCGCGCCAGCCGGAGCCTGGAGCGCGGCCTGGACCGCGACCGCCACCATCCCGACACGCGCCGGCTCATCGCGGAGGTCCTGTCCGAGCGCGTCCTCCTCGCGGAAGCGTTCCACCAGCGCCACGAGCGCGACGCGTGGCTCCAGCGCCTGGAGCAGGAGGTGGACTCAGCGAAGGAGGGTGGAGCCTCCCTGCGGCGGTTCCACGAGCCCGCGGAGCTGGTGCTCGAAAGCACGCCGCCAGGGGCACACGTGTCCATCACGCGCGTCCTGCGGAGCGACGGGCCGTTCCGCCGCGAAGCCGTGCCGGCCACCGGAAGCTCGCGCTTCGTCCTCCCGGAAGGCTCCTACCTGCTCCACGTCACGCAGCCGGGACGGGTGCCCCTGGACGTCCCGGTGTTCCTCACGCACGGCGCCCGTGAAGCGTTGCGCCTCACGCTCCCCACCCAGGTGCCCGAAGGCTACGTCTACATCCCGCCGGGCTGCTTCCTCCTGGGCAGCGCGGAGCCGGAGGTGGTGCGCCGCTTCACCTTCAGCCCGCCCATGCATCGCTACTGCCTCACCGGCGGCTATCTGGTGGGCCGCGACGAGGTGACGTTCGGAGACTGGCTGACCTACCTGGAGGACCTGCCACCGGACGCCCCCGCGAGGAAGATCCTCGAACAGCCGCACTTCGGCGACGGAGGCACCATCACGCTGCGGTGGCGGCAGGGAACGGGCTGGGTCTTCACCTTCCATCGCACCCGCGAGGAGTTCCGCACCGCGAAGGAAGGCGAGCCCCTGCTCTACGCGGAGCGCACGCGGCACGCGAGCGTGGACTGGAAGCGGCTGCCACTGTCCGGCGTCTCCGCGCAGGACCTGGAGGGCTACTTCTACTGGCTCCACCGGACGAAGCGGCTGCCGGGGGCGCGCCTGTGCGGCCAGCACGAATGGGAGTACGCGGCCCGGGGCGCGGACGGTCGCCGCTATCCCCACGGCGACCAGCTCCAGCCCGACGACGCCAACATCGACGCGACGTATGACCGGCGGCCGTTGGCCTTTGGCCCGGACGCGGTGGGAACGCATCCCGCGTCGGTGAGCCCGTTCGGCCTGCGGGACATGGCGGGCAACGCGTACGAGCTCACGCGCT